In a single window of the Drosophila miranda strain MSH22 chromosome XL, D.miranda_PacBio2.1, whole genome shotgun sequence genome:
- the LOC108162839 gene encoding protein-serine O-palmitoleoyltransferase porcupine translates to MDYSYYDEGYDIDYTEFGEDAGDDIDYGFHSGHKQDNLYSDAKPEARDFLVMDRLLQNIEACVQPSLLQVAKYVTPMLGLCLVGRLLCLLYARKRRLPPAGVSQRDANSIIVAPLHLIHATTGLILLYATLGQRLGERVGLLLILSALGYLMLQLVRVYSGRRAATSIAVLTVGSQFLYELAIWRQRSDWPQLRGVQMVVNMKLISLGFDLASGQVPRMPGPLAYLGYIYSPATCALGPWISYGRYVECLVARGKWLTTLRQLVLNMLLCLLAVAVSNCLAHALGEIASGSHLLLMYTEALGVRSSHYFVSFMAQALLVSSGQTLDGESKDSKELDERILGPLVTRPWQIEWPRSLSVLVRSWNIPMHEWLKHYIYGGFKEHNLGHTFWAVLCTYVVSSLLHGMDLRIYMVLLFLAIFAESERLLRRHLAKLFDACLAAGQCKGPDHCCFSRCPRRRGWTNSWGWLVRLTNLIFTLVAMFHLAYLGIVLLNETLNLDGSPAGELESFVWHWSEAGYLSHYVGFGMFLLYLFIS, encoded by the coding sequence ATGGACTACAGCTACTACGACGAGGGATATGACATCGACTACACAGAGTTTGGGGAGGATGCTGGCGATGATATCGACTACGGATTTCATTCTGGCCACAAACAGGATAACTTATACAGTGATGCAAAGCCGGAGGCGAGGGACTTCCTGGTGATGGATCGACTGTTGCAGAACATAGAGGCCTGCGTGCAGCCTTCGCTGCTGCAAGTAGCGAAGTACGTGACACCTATGCTGGGCTTGTGTCTGGTCGGCCGCCTGCTGTGCCTCCTCTATGCCAGGAAGCGCCGCTTGCCGCCAGCTGGAGTATCGCAACGCGATGCGAACAGTATCATCGTGGCTCCGTTGCACCTCATCCACGCCACAACCGGTCTGATCCTGCTGTACGCCACGCTTGGGCAGCGCTTGGGCGAGCGCGTGGGTCTGCTGCTGATCCTGAGCGCCCTTGGCTACCTTATGCTGCAGCTCGTGCGTGTGTACAGCGGGAGGAGAGCGGCCACCAGCATAGCCGTGCTCACCGTTGGCAGCCAGTTCCTGTACGAGCTGGCCATATGGAGGCAGCGCAGTGACTGGCCCCAGCTGCGGGGCGTTCAGATGGTGGTCAACATGAAGCTGATCTCGCTGGGCTTCGACCTGGCCAGCGGACAGGTGCCTCGAATGCCAGGACCCCTAGCCTACCTTGGATACATTTACAGCCCCGCGACCTGTGCCCTCGGCCCCTGGATCAGCTATGGCCGCTACGTGGAGTGCCTTGTAGCACGAGGCAAGTGGCTGACGACGCTGCGCCAGCTGGTGCTCAACATGCTCCTCTGCCTGCTGGCGGTGGCCGTCTCCAACTGCCTGGCCCACGCCCTGGGCGAGATTGCCAGCGGCTCGCACCTACTCCTGATGTACACGGAGGCGCTGGGCGTCCGGAGCAGCCACTACTTCGTAAGCTTTATGGCCCAGGCTCTGCTGGTCAGCTCGGGGCAGACCCTGGACGGAGAATCTAAGGATTCCAAGGAGCTGGACGAGAGAATACTGGGGCCACTGGTGACGCGGCCCTGGCAGATCGAGTGGCCCCGCTCGTTGAGCGTCCTTGTGCGCAGCTGGAATATCCCTATGCACGAGTGGCTCAAGCACTACATCTACGGAGGCTTCAAGGAGCACAACCTGGGCCACACATTCTGGGCCGTCCTCTGCACGTATGTGGTATCCAGTCTGCTGCACGGTATGGATCTGCGCATCTACATGGTGCTGCTCTTTCTGGCCATCTTCGCCGAGAGCGAGCGACTGCTCCGCCGCCACCTGGCCAAACTCTTCGACGCCTGCCTGGCTGCCGGTCAGTGCAAGGGCCCCGACCACTGCTGCTTCTCCCGCTGCCCGCGACGTCGTGGCTGGACCAACAGCTGGGGCTGGCTGGTGAGGCTCACCAATCTGATCTTCACCCTGGTGGCCATGTTCCACCTGGCCTATCTGGGCATCGTGCTGCTCAACGAAACTCTCAACCTGGACGGCAGTCCCGCCGGCGAGCTGGAGTCCTTCGTGTGGCATTGGTCGGAGGCGGGCTACCTCAGCCACTACGTCGGTTTCGGCATGTTCCTCCTTTATCTGTTCATCTCCTAG
- the LOC108160824 gene encoding cyclic AMP response element-binding protein B isoform X2 — translation MDNSIVVEENGNSASSGSLDLITAAAQAAAAVAAATSAAQQQSQNPQSTTASTGNTNNSAGTGTVLTTTANCNLQYPMQPLAQHGLQVQSVIQANPSGVIQTAAGTQQHQALAAAAATATAMHKAVGVVYVAKPANSTVIHTTASNAVQVLNKIPPTFPCKIKPEPNSQHQEDSDESLSDDDSQHHRSELTRRPSYNKIFTEISGPDMSDNSGIAEDQTRKREIRLQKNREAARECRRKKKEYIKCLENRVAVLENQNKALIEELKSLKELYCQTKND, via the exons ATGGACAACAGCATCGTCGTCGAGGAGAACGGCAATTCGGCGTCCAGCGGCAGCCTGGACCTCATCACAGCTGCGGCGCAGGCAGCGGCCGCAGTAGCTGCCGCAACGAGCGCCGCGCAGCAGCAGTCACAGAACCCACAGAGTACAACAGCGTCAACGGGCAACACAAATAATTCCGCTGGAACGGGCACCGTTCTGACCACGACGGCCAACTGCAATTTACAATACCCGATGCAGCCGCTGGCGCAGCACGGCCTGCAG GTACAATCCGTGATACAGGCGAATCCATCGGGTGTCATACAGACAGCTGCCGGCACGCAGCAGCATCAGGCGctagccgccgccgccgccaccgccacagCGATGCACAAGGCAGTGGGGGTTGTGTATGTGGCCAAGCCAGCCAACTCTACGGTGATCCACACGACAGCAAGCAATGCAGTGCAAGTGCTTAACAAA ATCCCTCCAACTTTTCCATGTAAGATCAAACCCGAACCGAACAGCCAGCACCAGGAGGACAGCGACGAGAGTTTGTCAGACGACGACTCGCAGCACCATCGGAGCGAGCTGACACGGAGGCCATCGTACAATAAGATCTTCACCGAGATCAGTGGACCTGATATGAGCG ACAACAGCGGGATAGCGGAGGATCAGACGCGCAAGCGGGAGATCAGACTGCAGAAGAACAGGGAGGCGGCAAGGGAGTGTCGGCGCAAGAAGAAGGAGTACATCAAGTGCCTGGAGAATCGCGTGGCGGTGctagaaaaccaaaacaaagcGCTTATCGAGGAGCTCAAGTCGCTGAAAGAGCTCTATTGTCAGACCAAGAACGATTGA
- the LOC108162848 gene encoding nitric oxide synthase-interacting protein homolog produces MTRHARNCTAGAVYTYNEKKRDAAESGYGTNAQRLGKDSVKSFDCCSLTLQPCRNPVITKQGYLFDKEAILQYIVTKKNEYSRKLKEFERLRRVEEEEITQEANCKQQARMERFVNSEKPTTTPAHKSSPVEQPVLPAPSTSAAAIAASENGSISNMANGNQKKLPAFWLPSECPNAGAAKAKKPDATIYCPVSSQPLKVKDLIDVKFTPIKDGDTKKSLIAKEVRYMCPITHDALSNAVPCAVLRPTGDVVTLECVDKLIRKDMVHPLTDRKLKEKDIIPLQRGGTGFATTNDKLSAKEQRPMLQV; encoded by the exons ATGACCCGACATGCTCGCAACTGCACGGCCGGAGCCGTTTATACTTACAATGAAAAGAAACGCGACGCCGCCGAGTCGGGTTACGGAACGAATGCCCAACGCCTGGGCAAAGACTCTGTGAAGTCGTTCGACTGCTGTTCGCTAACGCTTCAGCCGTGCCGAAACCCTGTCATTACCAAACAGGGGTACCTGTTCGACAAGGAGGCGATCCTGCAGTACATCGTCACCAAGAAGAATGAGTACAGCCGTAAGCTAAAAGAGTTCGAGCGCCTGCGACGGGTCGAAGAGGAGGAGATCACCCAGGAGGCCAATTGCAAGCAGCAAGCCCGCATGGAACGGTTCGTGAATTCCGAGAAGCCCACCACAACACCTGCCCACAAGTCCAGCCCAGTCGAGCAGCCCGTCCTACCCGCGCCCAGCACTTCGGCAGCAGCCATAGCCGCCTCAGAGAATGGATCCATTTCGAACATGGCCAACGGAAACCAGAAGAAGCTGCCCGCCTTCTGGCTGCCCTCAGAATGCCCCAATGCCGGGGCAGCCAAGGCCAAGAAGCCTGATGCCACTATATACTGCCCTGTCTCCTCACAGCCGCTTAAGGTGAAGGACCTGATTGACGTGAAGTTCACACCGATCAAGGATGGCGACACAAAAAAGTCGCTGATTGCCAAGGAGGTGCGCTACATGTGTCCCATTACCCACGATGCGCTTAGCAACGCAGTGCCCTGCGCCGTCCTGCGACCAAC CGGCGATGTCGTGACATTGGAGTGCGTGGATAAACTGATCCGGAAGGACATGGTTCACCCGCTCACCGATCGCAAGCTCAAGGAAAAAGACATAATTCCCCTGCAGCGC GgcggcactggcttcgcaaCCACCAACGACAAGCTGTCGGCCAAGGAGCAGCGACCCATGTTACAGGTCTAA
- the LOC108160824 gene encoding cyclic AMP response element-binding protein B isoform X1: MDNSIVVEENGNSASSGSLDLITAAAQAAAAVAAATSAAQQQSQNPQSTTASTGNTNNSAGTGTVLTTTANCNLQYPMQPLAQHGLQVQSVIQANPSGVIQTAAGTQQHQALAAAAATATAMHKAVGVVYVAKPANSTVIHTTASNAVQVLNKIPPTFPCKIKPEPNSQHQEDSDESLSDDDSQHHRSELTRRPSYNKIFTEISGPDMSGSSLHLGSDGVLGSQLAAGGAGGNSANSPLLHMAPDPAYYLSNRIPYNTNNSGIAEDQTRKREIRLQKNREAARECRRKKKEYIKCLENRVAVLENQNKALIEELKSLKELYCQTKND, encoded by the exons ATGGACAACAGCATCGTCGTCGAGGAGAACGGCAATTCGGCGTCCAGCGGCAGCCTGGACCTCATCACAGCTGCGGCGCAGGCAGCGGCCGCAGTAGCTGCCGCAACGAGCGCCGCGCAGCAGCAGTCACAGAACCCACAGAGTACAACAGCGTCAACGGGCAACACAAATAATTCCGCTGGAACGGGCACCGTTCTGACCACGACGGCCAACTGCAATTTACAATACCCGATGCAGCCGCTGGCGCAGCACGGCCTGCAG GTACAATCCGTGATACAGGCGAATCCATCGGGTGTCATACAGACAGCTGCCGGCACGCAGCAGCATCAGGCGctagccgccgccgccgccaccgccacagCGATGCACAAGGCAGTGGGGGTTGTGTATGTGGCCAAGCCAGCCAACTCTACGGTGATCCACACGACAGCAAGCAATGCAGTGCAAGTGCTTAACAAA ATCCCTCCAACTTTTCCATGTAAGATCAAACCCGAACCGAACAGCCAGCACCAGGAGGACAGCGACGAGAGTTTGTCAGACGACGACTCGCAGCACCATCGGAGCGAGCTGACACGGAGGCCATCGTACAATAAGATCTTCACCGAGATCAGTGGACCTGATATGAGCG GCTCCTCGCTGCATTTGGGGTCCGATGGGGTGCTCGGCTCTCAGCTGGCGGCAGGCGGAGCGGGCGGCAACTCGGCGAACAGTCCACTACTGCACATGGCCCCGGACCCAGCCTACTATTTGTCCAATCGGATACCCTACAACACCA ACAACAGCGGGATAGCGGAGGATCAGACGCGCAAGCGGGAGATCAGACTGCAGAAGAACAGGGAGGCGGCAAGGGAGTGTCGGCGCAAGAAGAAGGAGTACATCAAGTGCCTGGAGAATCGCGTGGCGGTGctagaaaaccaaaacaaagcGCTTATCGAGGAGCTCAAGTCGCTGAAAGAGCTCTATTGTCAGACCAAGAACGATTGA
- the LOC108164027 gene encoding coatomer subunit beta: protein MSQVPCYTIINSPDLEVPNEMQLKQDLEKGDTNHKIETLKKVIKLLLNGERYPGLIMTIIRFVLPVQDHTIKKLLLIFWEIVPKTSGDGKLLQEMILVCDAYRKDLQHPNEFLRGSTLRFLCKLKEPELLEPLMPAIRACLDHRHSYVRRNAVLAIFTIYKNFDWLVPDGPELIANFLDTQQDMSCKRNAFLMLLHADQERALNYLASCIDQVHSFGDILQLVIVELIYKVCHANPAERSRFIRCIYNLLNSSSNAVRYESAGTLITLSLAPTAIKAAASCYIELIVKESDNNVKLIVLDRLIAMKENENMEKVMQDLVMDVLRVLAAPDIEVRRKALALAMDLVYSRNIGEMVLVLKKEVAKTHNVEHEDTGKYRQLLVRTLHTCSIKFPDVAATVIPVLVEFLSDTNELAAADVLIFIREAIQKFPALSGLIIEHLIEAFPQIKSSKIHRAAVWILGEYVEGPQIIEVIDAIQQTLGDVPMVEAEQRRLSGDPTEEQSQQQGYPAGVSGNGSSSTTTSTTNAINKVTSDGTYATQSAYSLAPVAKVEKRPPLRQYLMDGDFFIGAALSATLTKLALRYVELQPDSSAQNRLTTRVMLIMSSILHLGKSGFPSKPITNDDTDRIFICLRTLSERTPEAVSVFMHYCREALGKMLDAQHDEDQRVLKEKQRATAKVQPDDPVLFAQLSNGRDNQLGENVFESSLNQALAGTKTAQLSDISSPNNKLNKVTQLTGFSDPVYAEAYVNVNQYDIVLDVLIVNQTNDTLQNCTLELATLGDLKLVERPHPVVLAPHDFCNIKANVKVSSTENGIIFGNIVYDTALNTNVVVLNTIHIDIMDYIIPASCTDTEFRQMWQDFEWENKVTVNTSFTDLHEYLRHLLKSTNMKCLTPEKALSGQCGFMAANMYAKSIFGENALANLSIEKPVDDPDSKVTGHIRIRAKSQGMALSLGDKISSSQKQSVQAA, encoded by the exons ATGAGCCAAGTGCCGTGCTACACGATAATCAACTCGCCGGACCTGGAGGTCCCGAACGAGATGCAGCTGAAGCAAGATTTGGAGAAGGGCGACACGAACCACAAGATCGAGACGCTGAAGAAGGTGATTAAGCTGCTGCTCAACGGCGAACGCTACCCGGGTCTGATCATGACCATCATCCGATTCGTGCTGCCCGTGCAGGACCATACAATCAAGAAGCTGCTGCTCATCTTCTGGGAGATTGTACCAAAGACATCGGGCGACGGCAAGCTGCTGCAGGAGATGATTCTCGTGTGCGATGCCTACCGAAAG GACCTACAACACCCGAACGAGTTCCTGCGTGGTTCCACGCTGCGTTTCCTCTGCAAGCTGAAGGAGCCCGAGCTGCTAGAGCCCCTGATGCCCGCTATCCGAGCTTGCCTGGACCACCGTCACTCGTACGTGCGCCGCAACGCAGTCCTGGCCATCTTCACAATTTACAAGAACTTCGACTGGCTGGTGCCGGATGGGCCGGAGCTGATCGCCAACTTTCTGGACACCCAGCAGGACATGTCGTGCAAAAGGAACGCCTTCCTTATGCTGCTCCACGCCGATCAAGAGCGCGCCCTCAACTACCTGGCCTCGTGCATCGACCAGGTGCACAGCTTTGGTGACATTCTGCAGCTGGTTATTGTTGAGCTCATCTACAAGGTGTGCCATGCCAATCCCGCAGAGCGATCGCGCTTTATTCGGTGCATCTACAACCTACTTAACTCATCCTCCAACGCGGTCCGCTACGAGTCCGCCGGCACGCTCATCACCCTTTCTCTGGCCCCCACCGCCATCAAAGCCGCCGCCAGCTGTTACATCGAGCTGATCGTCAAGGAAAGCGACAACAACGTTAAGCTTATTGTCCTAGACCGGCTGATTGCCATGAAAGAAAACGAGAACATGGAGAAGGTCATGCAGGACCTGGTCATGGACGTGCTGCGTGTCCTGGCCGCCCCCGATATCGAGGTGCGACGCAAGGCCCTCGCCCTGGCTATGGACCTGGTCTATTCGCGCAACATCGGCGAGATGGTGCTGGTGCTCAAGAAGGAAGTGGCCAAAACGCACAACGTTGAGCACGAGGATACGGGCAAGTACCGGCAGCTGCTCGTCCGCACCTTGCACACGTGCTCCATCAAGTTCCCCGACGTGGCCGCGACCGTGATTCCCGTCCTGGTGGAGTTCCTTTCGGACACCAACGAGCTGGCCGCCGCCGACGTGCTCATCTTCATACGCGAGGCCATCCAAAAGttcccggccctcagcggtcTCATCATCGAGCACCTCATCGAGGCCTTCCCCCAGATCAAGTCATCGAAGATTCACCGTGCCGCCGTGTGGATCCTGGGCGAGTATGTGGAGGGTCCGCAGATTATCGAAGTGATTGACGCTATCCAACAGACGCTGGGCGACGTACCCATGGTGGAAGCGGAGCAGCGTCGCCTATCCGGAGACCCAACCGAGGAGCAAAGCCAGCAGCAGGGATATCCAGCAGGCGTATCCGgtaatggcagcagcagcaccaccaccagcacaacCAATGCCATCAACAAGGTCACCTCCGACGGCACCTATGCCACCCAAAGTGCCTATAGCCTAGCCCC GGTGGCCAAGGTGGAGAAGCGTCCACCGCTGCGACAGTACTTGATGGACGGCGATTTCTTCATTGGCGCCGCCCTTTCAGCCACTCTGACCAAGCTGGCCTTGCGCTACGTGGAGCTGCAGCCAGACTCCAGTGCTCAGAACCGCCTGACTACGCGGGTGATGCTAATCATGAGCTCTATCCTGCACCTAGGCAAGTCCGGGTTCCCCAGCAAGCCTATCACCAACGACGACACCGATCGCATCTTCATCTGCCTGCGCACGCTGAGCGAACGCACCCCGGAGGCGGTCTCCGTGTTCATGCACTACTGCCGAGAGGCCCTGGGCAAGATGCTCGATGCCCAGCACGACGAGGACCAGCGCGTTCTAAAGGAGAAGCAGCGCGCCACCGCCAAGGTCCAGCCAGACGATCCGGTCCTCTTCGCCCAGCTCTCCAATGGGCGCGATAATCAGCTGGGCGAGAACGTGTTCGAATCCAGTCTGAACCAGGCTCTGGCCGGCACCAAAACGGCCCAGCTTAGCGACATCTCATCGCCCAACAATAAACTCAACAAGGTCACCCAGCTGACGGGCTTCTCGGATCCGGTCTACGCCGAGGCCTACGTCAATGTTAACCAGTACGACATTGTCCTAGACGTCCTCATCGTCAACCAGACAA ATGACACCCTGCAGAACTGCACATTAGAGCTGGCCACGCTGGGCGATCTGAAGCTGGTGGAGCGTCCACATCCGGTTGTGCTGGCTCCCCACGACTTCTGCAACATCAAGGCCAACGTGAAGGTCTCCTCCACAGAGAACGGCATTATCTTTGGCAACATCG TGTACGACACTGCTCTTAACACGAACGTGGTCGTGCTGAACACCATACACATCGACATTATGGACTACATCATTCCGGCCAGCTGCACAGACACCGAGTTCCGCCAAATGTGGCAGGACTTCGAGTGGGAGAACAAGGTCACCGTCAACACGAGCTTCACCGACCTGCACGAATATCTGAGGCACCTGCTCAAGAGCACGAACATGAAGTGCCTTACACCGGAGAAGGCCCTTTCCGGCCAGTGTGGCTTCATGGCTGCCAACATGTATGCCAA ATCCATCTTCGGTGAGAATGCCTTGGCCAATTTGAGCATTGAGAAGCCCGTGGATGACCCCGATTCCAAGGTGACGGGCCACATACGCATACGCGCCAAGAGTCAG GGCATGGCCTTGAGTCTCGGCGACAAGATTAGCTCCTCGCAGAAGCAGTCTGTTCAGGCGGCTTAG